In Cystobacter ferrugineus, one DNA window encodes the following:
- a CDS encoding YcaO-like family protein, producing the protein MTPDFLARLAQALGVTRVARVTGLDRAGVEVATAVRPGGYVLQVCNGKGLDFPAASAGALLETAELWAAETVRPERLVWGTLRGWDARGRTAWGAEALGTRGGVVVPRLWGPEVRCAWLEATDARSGEPVLVPAQGVYCPPTGAPALGPMSVQWTSNGSGAHPERPRAVLHALLEATERDQLARLLPEGWTEEVLGSRLLRPESLARSAPRTASLAERLGSRGFDVHLFDLSPGARTSGAVGLPVGAALLVDRDQGPVPLAAGYACALTRDQALLGALLEAAQSRLTDIHGAREDVDAGDREASLALASACAAARPRRSVESMPEPTAKVDSPEEAVGEVLARLAGAGFSRVAILDLEAPLPGLHVVRVVVPGLRVSELL; encoded by the coding sequence TTGACCCCTGACTTCCTCGCGCGACTCGCCCAGGCGCTCGGCGTCACCCGGGTGGCGCGGGTGACGGGTCTGGACCGGGCGGGCGTGGAAGTGGCCACCGCGGTGCGGCCCGGGGGCTATGTGCTCCAGGTGTGCAACGGCAAGGGCCTGGACTTCCCGGCCGCCTCGGCGGGCGCCCTCCTGGAGACGGCCGAGCTGTGGGCCGCGGAGACGGTGCGCCCGGAGCGGCTCGTCTGGGGCACGCTCCGAGGCTGGGACGCGCGCGGACGCACCGCCTGGGGCGCCGAGGCCCTCGGCACCCGGGGCGGCGTGGTGGTCCCCCGGCTGTGGGGCCCGGAGGTGCGCTGCGCCTGGCTCGAGGCGACCGACGCGCGCTCCGGTGAGCCCGTGCTCGTTCCCGCCCAGGGCGTGTATTGCCCTCCCACGGGCGCGCCGGCACTCGGCCCGATGAGCGTGCAGTGGACGAGCAATGGCTCGGGCGCCCATCCCGAGCGGCCACGCGCCGTCCTGCATGCGCTGTTGGAGGCGACGGAGCGGGATCAACTCGCGCGCCTGTTGCCGGAGGGGTGGACGGAGGAGGTGCTCGGCTCCCGGCTCCTGCGCCCCGAGAGCCTCGCCCGGAGCGCTCCCCGGACGGCCTCGCTCGCGGAGCGCCTGGGCTCGCGGGGCTTCGACGTGCACCTCTTCGATCTCTCGCCGGGCGCGCGCACCTCCGGCGCGGTGGGACTGCCCGTGGGCGCTGCGTTGCTCGTGGATCGCGACCAGGGCCCGGTGCCGCTGGCGGCGGGTTATGCCTGTGCGCTCACGCGGGACCAGGCCCTGCTCGGCGCCCTGCTGGAGGCGGCGCAGTCTCGCCTGACCGACATCCACGGCGCGCGCGAGGACGTGGACGCGGGGGATCGCGAGGCCTCCCTGGCGCTCGCCTCCGCCTGTGCCGCGGCGCGCCCCCGGCGGAGCGTGGAGTCCATGCCCGAGCCCACGGCGAAGGTGGACTCGCCCGAGGAGGCCGTGGGCGAGGTGCTGGCGCGGCTCGCGGGGGCCGGCTTCTCCCGGGTGGCCATCCTCGACCTGGAGGCCCCTCTCCCCGGACTCCACGTGGTGCGCGTGGTGGTGCCGGGCCTGCGCGTGTCGGAGTTGTTGTGA
- a CDS encoding TfuA-like protein has protein sequence MKRRPASSRPDDLIVFLGPSLPEAEALALVPCRVLPPARQGDLWRALTLRPRAIALVDGVFEAQPSVWHHEVLAALDAGVAVFGGASMGALRAAELAPHGMVGVGAIFEAYQRGELMDDAEVALLHADAEHGFRALSVPLVNVRHVARLAQEAGVLSAAESRALVDAAAALFYQDRTWPRVLQAVGEAWPASTQGRWRTWAAGGLADLKREDARACLQAAAAFVASGARPPSREGVSRPPPSSYVRRRRLVEGLCETEAGLVSSEDVLEELRAGPGAQELARAGLRRALLAGWARSLGLSPTPEEVARAESEQWARLGVAPPERAAWLAACGLDAHEFRRLCEERALEGLMLEHAARLLPDGPSWDEALASEARLEGRWAEMAARLTAPRRRPRKR, from the coding sequence GTGAAACGGCGTCCCGCCTCCTCCCGTCCCGATGATCTCATCGTCTTCCTGGGCCCCTCGCTGCCGGAGGCGGAGGCGCTGGCGCTGGTGCCCTGCCGGGTGTTGCCGCCCGCGCGCCAGGGAGACCTCTGGCGGGCCCTCACCTTGAGGCCGCGGGCCATCGCGCTGGTGGATGGCGTCTTCGAGGCCCAGCCCTCCGTGTGGCACCACGAGGTGCTGGCCGCGCTGGATGCCGGCGTGGCGGTGTTCGGGGGCGCCAGCATGGGGGCCCTGCGCGCCGCGGAACTCGCTCCTCACGGAATGGTGGGCGTGGGCGCCATCTTCGAGGCCTATCAGCGCGGCGAGCTGATGGATGACGCCGAGGTGGCACTGCTCCACGCCGACGCGGAGCATGGCTTCCGGGCGCTGTCGGTGCCGCTCGTCAACGTGCGGCACGTGGCCCGGCTCGCCCAGGAGGCGGGGGTGCTCTCCGCCGCCGAGTCCCGGGCCCTGGTGGATGCCGCCGCGGCGCTCTTCTACCAGGACCGCACCTGGCCCCGCGTCCTCCAGGCCGTGGGCGAGGCGTGGCCCGCCTCCACCCAGGGCAGGTGGCGGACGTGGGCGGCCGGGGGCCTCGCGGATCTCAAGCGCGAGGATGCCCGGGCCTGCCTCCAGGCCGCCGCGGCGTTCGTCGCCTCCGGGGCCCGTCCCCCGTCGCGCGAGGGCGTGTCCCGGCCACCTCCTTCGTCATACGTGCGCCGCCGCCGGCTCGTGGAGGGCCTGTGCGAGACGGAGGCGGGGCTGGTGTCCTCGGAGGACGTGCTGGAGGAGCTGCGGGCCGGGCCCGGGGCGCAGGAGCTGGCGCGCGCGGGCCTGCGGCGGGCGTTGCTCGCGGGGTGGGCCCGGAGCCTGGGCCTGTCTCCCACGCCCGAGGAGGTGGCCCGGGCCGAGTCGGAGCAGTGGGCCCGGCTGGGCGTGGCGCCCCCGGAGCGCGCGGCCTGGCTGGCGGCGTGCGGCCTGGACGCGCACGAGTTCCGCCGGCTGTGCGAGGAGCGGGCCCTGGAGGGGCTCATGCTGGAGCATGCCGCGCGGCTGTTGCCGGACGGGCCCTCGTGGGACGAGGCGCTCGCG